Proteins encoded by one window of Phycisphaerae bacterium:
- a CDS encoding DMT family transporter produces MTRVRRTVAPDYQTCPAGHIILPLMESHSAVLVGYAAGVATAMLWTATSLFFNAAARRLGVTILNTTRIAFAIVLLGVTHRLLNGYWLPDVLPGQAAFLAISGLVGLTVGDQALFSAFRAIGPRLAMLVMTSSPLWAALFGWTVLGERLAPLALLGMAMTIFGIVWVVLERPRVTMAVQSQGRIRGCVLALVGAICQAGGLLLSKQGMGHGWLPPEEHIAPQTATLVRMTFAGLGMIPLALIHHRRARRPQGIGNSRAGSMRSGLAFAACGAVVGPFLGVWMSLVASDRAPLGIAQTLCSMTPIFLLPFAAVLHGERITARSVLGVLLAVGGTGLIFTQGG; encoded by the coding sequence GTGACCCGCGTGCGACGCACCGTCGCGCCGGATTATCAGACCTGCCCGGCGGGCCATATAATCCTCCCCCTGATGGAATCGCATTCCGCAGTGCTGGTTGGATATGCTGCCGGCGTGGCCACGGCCATGCTCTGGACGGCAACGTCGCTGTTCTTCAACGCCGCCGCGCGCCGGCTCGGAGTAACCATCCTCAACACAACGCGCATCGCCTTCGCGATCGTCCTGCTCGGCGTGACACATCGCCTGCTGAACGGATACTGGTTGCCGGACGTGTTGCCCGGACAGGCGGCCTTCCTGGCCATTTCCGGTCTCGTCGGACTCACCGTCGGCGATCAGGCACTTTTCAGCGCGTTTCGCGCCATTGGTCCGCGACTCGCCATGCTGGTCATGACCTCGTCTCCACTCTGGGCCGCGCTGTTCGGCTGGACCGTGCTTGGCGAACGACTGGCGCCGCTTGCGTTGCTGGGCATGGCCATGACCATCTTCGGAATTGTCTGGGTGGTGTTGGAGAGGCCTCGCGTGACGATGGCGGTGCAGTCGCAGGGCCGGATTCGCGGATGCGTCCTCGCGCTGGTCGGCGCCATCTGCCAGGCAGGCGGACTTCTTCTGAGCAAGCAGGGCATGGGCCACGGCTGGCTGCCGCCGGAGGAGCACATCGCGCCGCAAACCGCTACGCTGGTTCGCATGACGTTCGCCGGGCTGGGCATGATTCCCCTCGCGCTCATCCATCATCGCCGCGCGCGACGACCGCAAGGGATTGGCAACTCCCGCGCGGGAAGCATGCGCAGCGGACTCGCCTTCGCCGCGTGCGGCGCCGTCGTCGGCCCCTTTCTGGGCGTATGGATGTCGCTTGTGGCGTCCGACCGAGCCCCCCTGGGCATCGCCCAGACGCTGTGCTCCATGACGCCGATTTTCCTATTGCCCTTTGCGGCTGTACTTCACGGCGAGCGAATTACCGCACGTTCGGTGCTTGGCGTACTGCTCGCCGTCGGCGGCACAGGTCTGATCTTCACTCAGGGTGGTTGA
- a CDS encoding AAA family ATPase has product MSPHDHAEHEFQEIVLAPAKPAQPLPVKDLRWTCDPKALPFASTADIEPLIGVIGQDSAVEALRFGLEIHAPGQNVYVRGLSGTGRMTLVRGLLEETRLECPEASDRCYVNNFASPDRPRLITLPRGKARSFQRRIDEMVDFIRDRLEPTLTSEPMQVRRAALEQATQKEIERITQPFEETVKQAGLALVSIPSEPVAQAALFPTVEGRPVPPEEWEQLQSDGAVTKEHAEQIKEKHDAFLPQLRAVLRQVNEVRRRHVEAMNGLAERTIRSVLVEYVESISAEYSQPEVKAFLDEAVDEVVTLRLRGVSFDEEQARRFGVNVLLCRREGHACPIVVENTPTIGNLLGSIDQRFDMRERGRSDHMMIRAGAILRADGGYLILDALDVLREPGAWKVLVRTLRTGRLEIMPPEMVFPWWTPGLKPDPIDVNVKVVLLGGYDTYYLLDGYDPDFPHLFKVLADFDSAIPRDDRAMAQYGGVLARIVHDEGLVHFDRGGVAALIEHGARIAGRGVHLTTRFGRLADIAREASFIARKEGKKQAGAAEVKDAILRSKRRASLPSKRYRELLAGGKIRASVTGAVVGQVNGLAVIHAGPLTYGFPTRITATIGPGTAGVINIDREADLSGAIHTKGFYILGGLLRHLLRTEHPLAFHASIAFEQSYGGIDGDSASAAEICCLLSALTDVPLRQDLAITGAIDQMGNILPIGAVNEKAEGFFDTCNDLGLTGTQGVIVPETNADDLMLREDVVEACRNGRFHVYAVRDVRAALEILTGLKAGEPDVQGIYPDDSLLSVAAAKAFEYWIKATRSVSDFLAPPEPDAEMPEGGDESNEAS; this is encoded by the coding sequence ATGAGCCCGCACGACCACGCTGAGCACGAGTTTCAGGAGATCGTTCTCGCCCCGGCCAAGCCCGCCCAGCCACTGCCCGTCAAGGACCTGCGGTGGACCTGCGATCCGAAAGCGCTTCCGTTCGCATCCACGGCCGACATCGAGCCGTTGATCGGGGTGATTGGCCAGGATTCGGCAGTCGAGGCGCTGCGCTTTGGGTTGGAGATTCATGCACCGGGCCAGAATGTGTACGTGCGCGGACTATCGGGCACAGGGCGCATGACCCTGGTGCGGGGTCTGCTGGAGGAGACCCGGCTGGAATGTCCGGAGGCGAGCGATCGATGCTATGTCAACAATTTCGCGTCCCCGGATCGTCCTCGTCTGATCACGCTGCCGCGAGGGAAGGCACGCTCCTTCCAGCGGCGGATCGACGAAATGGTCGACTTTATCCGCGACCGTCTCGAACCGACGCTGACCTCCGAACCGATGCAGGTGCGCCGGGCGGCGCTGGAGCAGGCTACGCAGAAGGAGATCGAGCGCATCACCCAGCCCTTTGAAGAAACGGTTAAGCAGGCGGGATTGGCGCTGGTGAGCATCCCTTCGGAGCCGGTGGCGCAGGCGGCCCTGTTTCCAACGGTGGAAGGCCGTCCCGTGCCGCCCGAGGAATGGGAACAACTGCAAAGCGATGGGGCGGTGACCAAAGAGCACGCCGAGCAGATCAAGGAGAAGCATGATGCATTTCTTCCGCAACTCCGAGCGGTACTTCGCCAGGTCAACGAGGTGCGCCGGCGCCATGTCGAGGCAATGAACGGGCTCGCGGAGCGGACGATTCGGTCGGTGCTCGTGGAATACGTGGAGTCGATCTCGGCCGAGTATTCGCAGCCCGAGGTGAAGGCGTTCCTGGACGAGGCAGTGGATGAGGTGGTCACGCTTCGGCTGCGAGGCGTGTCCTTTGACGAGGAGCAGGCACGACGTTTCGGGGTGAATGTACTATTGTGCCGCAGGGAGGGCCACGCGTGCCCGATCGTCGTGGAGAACACACCGACGATTGGCAATCTACTCGGCTCGATCGACCAGCGATTCGATATGCGCGAGCGCGGGCGTTCGGACCACATGATGATTCGAGCGGGGGCCATCCTTCGCGCCGACGGAGGGTATCTTATTCTGGATGCTCTCGACGTACTTCGCGAGCCGGGTGCGTGGAAAGTGCTGGTCCGGACGTTGCGGACGGGGCGGCTGGAGATCATGCCTCCGGAGATGGTCTTTCCGTGGTGGACGCCGGGACTGAAACCTGATCCGATTGATGTGAACGTGAAGGTTGTTCTGCTGGGTGGATACGACACGTACTACCTGCTGGACGGGTACGATCCTGACTTTCCGCATCTGTTCAAGGTTCTCGCCGATTTTGACAGCGCCATACCACGCGATGACAGAGCAATGGCACAATATGGCGGCGTGCTGGCGAGAATCGTGCACGATGAAGGGCTGGTGCACTTTGATCGCGGGGGCGTCGCGGCGCTGATCGAGCATGGGGCCCGAATCGCAGGGCGCGGCGTGCATCTGACGACGCGTTTCGGACGTCTGGCGGACATCGCCCGCGAGGCATCGTTCATCGCGCGGAAGGAGGGAAAGAAGCAGGCGGGTGCTGCGGAGGTGAAGGACGCCATCTTGCGCTCGAAGCGCCGGGCGAGTCTGCCGTCAAAGCGCTACCGGGAACTTCTGGCCGGCGGGAAGATCCGTGCCAGCGTTACCGGCGCGGTGGTGGGGCAGGTGAACGGACTGGCCGTGATTCACGCCGGTCCGCTGACGTACGGTTTTCCCACACGCATCACGGCAACGATCGGTCCGGGTACGGCCGGCGTCATCAACATCGATCGCGAAGCCGATCTCTCGGGGGCGATTCACACCAAGGGATTCTATATTCTGGGCGGGCTGCTGCGGCATCTGCTGCGTACCGAACATCCGCTGGCGTTCCATGCCAGCATCGCCTTCGAGCAGAGTTACGGCGGCATCGACGGCGATTCGGCTTCCGCGGCGGAGATCTGCTGTCTGCTCAGCGCTCTGACGGACGTGCCGCTGCGGCAGGATCTGGCGATTACAGGGGCGATCGACCAGATGGGGAACATCCTGCCCATCGGGGCGGTCAACGAGAAGGCCGAGGGTTTCTTCGACACGTGCAATGATCTGGGCCTGACGGGCACGCAGGGCGTAATCGTTCCGGAGACCAACGCGGACGACCTGATGCTGCGCGAGGACGTTGTCGAGGCCTGCCGGAACGGACGGTTTCACGTGTACGCGGTGAGAGACGTTCGCGCGGCACTGGAAATCCTGACGGGTCTGAAAGCCGGCGAACCGGATGTCCAGGGCATTTATCCCGATGATTCACTCCTGTCCGTGGCGGCCGCGAAGGCTTTCGAATACTGGATCAAGGCCACGCGCAGCGTCAGCGACTTCCTCGCGCCGCCCGAACCTGACGCGGAAATGCCGGAGGGCGGTGACGAGTCGAATGAAGCATCTTGA
- a CDS encoding O-antigen ligase family protein — protein sequence MWPLKSILFFVLFWAACVAALVNPIWGVVNYMMVYQLNPPAMWWGQPLVATGMRFSLLAAIFTLAGVLLARRRVPIIRPAISSIEWIIFGLLFIAVLNTVMGTGFGFSASSSFEKFWKLQVFVLILVRLATTRGNFQLALWTIVAGSFYLGWDAFTAPAHAFSKGRLEVFGGPDIATSSGAAAHLTAMLPLIGVAFLIARTWRGRGFALVAGALTVNAIILCRTRSAFVGLMAGLIAALVLVPKDMRYRLRVLLVCGGLMGFYLTDAHYWERIGTLADPAALNLDAAAMARADIRAASLQIIADYPLGIGLGNFPNVIGQYAPAYSGRAPHNTVVMCATELGIIGCVLFFFILVESLRLAYLNYRLARFTEHGTEHRIIAYGLLVALITYFVSGLGTDRFTCESFWWIIVLPLCQRRVIANEIRALAADPAAEEPLLASTATSPFPESAYSPGIRYGAA from the coding sequence ATGTGGCCACTCAAGTCCATTCTCTTCTTCGTGCTCTTCTGGGCGGCCTGCGTTGCCGCGCTGGTGAACCCCATCTGGGGCGTGGTTAACTACATGATGGTCTACCAGCTTAACCCACCCGCCATGTGGTGGGGACAGCCCCTGGTGGCCACGGGCATGCGCTTCTCTCTCCTGGCCGCCATCTTCACGCTGGCGGGGGTCCTGCTCGCCCGGCGGCGAGTTCCGATCATCCGCCCGGCGATTTCCAGCATTGAGTGGATCATCTTCGGACTGCTGTTCATCGCCGTGCTCAACACGGTGATGGGCACCGGCTTCGGCTTCAGTGCTTCCAGTTCCTTCGAGAAATTCTGGAAGCTGCAGGTCTTTGTGCTGATCCTGGTGCGCCTTGCGACGACGCGCGGCAACTTCCAATTGGCGCTTTGGACCATCGTCGCGGGAAGCTTCTACCTTGGCTGGGATGCCTTCACCGCCCCTGCTCACGCGTTCTCCAAGGGGCGTCTCGAGGTGTTCGGCGGTCCGGACATCGCCACATCCTCCGGCGCCGCGGCCCACCTCACGGCCATGCTCCCGTTGATCGGCGTCGCTTTTCTCATTGCCAGGACCTGGCGGGGGCGGGGATTTGCCCTCGTCGCGGGAGCGTTGACCGTCAACGCGATTATTCTCTGCCGTACGCGGTCGGCATTCGTCGGCCTCATGGCGGGGTTGATTGCGGCCCTCGTGCTGGTGCCCAAAGACATGCGATATCGCCTTCGCGTACTGCTGGTCTGCGGCGGGTTGATGGGCTTCTATCTTACCGACGCGCATTATTGGGAACGCATCGGAACCCTGGCCGATCCTGCCGCGTTGAACCTGGACGCGGCCGCGATGGCCCGCGCCGACATCCGGGCCGCCTCGTTGCAGATCATCGCCGATTATCCGCTGGGCATCGGGCTGGGCAACTTCCCCAACGTCATCGGTCAATACGCTCCGGCTTACAGTGGTCGGGCGCCGCACAACACGGTCGTCATGTGCGCGACCGAACTGGGCATTATCGGCTGCGTGCTCTTCTTCTTTATCCTTGTCGAATCACTCCGCCTGGCCTACCTCAATTACCGGCTGGCTCGATTCACGGAACACGGCACGGAGCATCGAATCATCGCCTATGGCCTGCTCGTCGCGCTGATTACGTATTTCGTCTCCGGGTTGGGAACGGACCGGTTCACCTGTGAATCATTCTGGTGGATCATCGTGCTTCCGTTGTGTCAACGACGTGTCATCGCCAACGAGATCCGCGCACTTGCAGCCGATCCGGCGGCCGAAGAACCGTTGCTGGCTTCAACCGCGACATCGCCGTTCCCCGAGTCCGCATATTCCCCGGGTATTCGCTATGGCGCCGCTTGA
- a CDS encoding glycosyltransferase — protein sequence MAPLEPRTPLICHVIHTLEGGGTERMLVHLLREFDRSRFRHAVVTLRHAGNLSARLPDDVPCFPMHARGTSRLAWWRLARHLRQLRPAVLHARGIGCWADAIAASLLMRRCRLLLGFHGTDRAADLDIHEERKARLGRWCGAHFATVAQSGARLLARRAGIPADRIAVLTNGVDPEGHATDSRVRHALRNQLGLPSEAVLFGTVCSLSWIKGPDQLLEAFTSASGNPETHLVLVGDGPMRPELAFRSAQSGIAGRVHLVGAQNDVWKWLSAMDVFVCPSRSESLSNALLEALAAGSPVITTDVGDHALVVRDGCEGRVVAAGDIAGLAAAMLEIAEDSGLRARMGHAARQRAAHYSFRACLRNYEQLYRSLTTGPGPRVANDSNRTPVLWVR from the coding sequence ATGGCGCCGCTTGAACCGCGAACGCCCCTGATCTGCCACGTCATCCACACCCTTGAGGGTGGAGGAACGGAACGCATGCTCGTCCACCTGCTGCGCGAGTTCGACCGCAGCCGATTCCGGCACGCCGTCGTAACCTTGCGTCACGCCGGCAATCTGTCTGCTCGACTGCCGGACGACGTTCCGTGTTTTCCGATGCACGCGCGGGGAACGTCCCGTTTGGCCTGGTGGAGACTCGCCCGACACTTGCGACAGCTGCGGCCGGCCGTGCTTCATGCCAGGGGCATCGGGTGTTGGGCGGACGCGATCGCCGCATCACTTCTGATGCGGCGGTGCCGACTGCTGCTCGGATTTCACGGAACGGATCGCGCCGCTGACCTGGACATCCACGAAGAGCGCAAAGCGCGACTTGGCCGATGGTGCGGCGCTCACTTCGCGACGGTGGCCCAATCAGGCGCCAGGTTGCTCGCGCGCCGCGCGGGGATACCAGCGGATCGTATTGCCGTACTGACGAACGGTGTCGATCCGGAGGGTCATGCGACGGACAGCCGCGTCCGTCATGCCTTGCGCAACCAATTGGGTTTGCCGAGCGAAGCAGTGCTCTTCGGAACCGTCTGCTCCTTGTCATGGATCAAGGGACCGGATCAACTCCTCGAAGCCTTCACGTCAGCCTCCGGTAATCCGGAAACGCATCTTGTCTTGGTGGGCGACGGGCCCATGCGTCCCGAGCTGGCGTTTCGCTCCGCACAATCGGGGATCGCCGGGCGCGTGCATTTGGTCGGCGCGCAGAATGACGTGTGGAAGTGGCTCTCCGCTATGGATGTGTTTGTCTGCCCCAGCCGGTCCGAAAGTCTCAGCAATGCCCTGCTTGAAGCACTTGCCGCCGGAAGCCCCGTCATCACGACGGACGTCGGCGACCACGCTCTCGTCGTTCGCGATGGCTGCGAAGGAAGAGTCGTTGCAGCCGGGGATATTGCCGGGCTTGCGGCGGCGATGCTCGAAATCGCCGAGGACAGCGGTCTTCGGGCGCGCATGGGCCATGCGGCCCGACAGCGGGCGGCCCATTACTCTTTCCGAGCTTGTTTGCGCAACTATGAGCAGCTCTACAGAAGTCTCACGACGGGTCCCGGGCCCCGGGTCGCCAACGACTCGAACAGAACGCCGGTGCTGTGGGTCCGGTAA
- the smc gene encoding chromosome segregation protein SMC: MFLKRITVAGFKSFCDRVDFDFGPGITCIVGPNGCGKSNVVDAFKWVLGEQSARSLRGRQMLDMIFNGSSSRKSSSVAQVDLVFDNRDHTLPVDHEEVTVSRKLYRSGESEYLLNQQPTRLKDVRELFLDTGVGVESYSVIEQGRVDGLLQSSPADRRAIFDEASGISKYKARRKEAERKLERAEQNLLRVADIIEEVERRLRSVKIQAAKARNYREYEQRLNELRSAYAMAEFHRFTLELQRLAGEVADAEDRTTGLRADIDRRETESLTASARLDELMQEISRTEAELVAGKSSLAAQQERVESARRRREELAGQLEQTEQRREADARRIAQQQGDIVAARMLLSDLESESERIRGRIAEADEQDRAHARTLSQAQAVLEDEKSGIIELVRRSAQTHNEIIRLNTHHDSLVGQQGRLQERDVQIRSELEELLQRKSALEHRSREVEGLIEEQTRRLEEKKIAAHHARELVGRLAEELAESKERRSALTSRREVLEDLERNMEGVGAGVRRILDEKLQSADSSTLDWAAGLVADVFQTDVSHARIIESALGDWDQYLVVRESGAFLSYMAGHGEPPGRLTAHCLDLLPPIINDPQSYDNREGFVCRAIDLVRFHADFEPLARHLLGRTIVVERLDHALALAREDITGHRFVTLSGELVEPDGRIAVGPPTTAAGLISRKSELRDIELQLAILAERITSLADQLERARTELDHLDGVQQELRTAIYELSTAKVEATTAQEKIGESVTRLTEEQPLIAHETQMLEQQIRETMERSQQSGRSLEAIERENAEQEARIAEHQNRIDSIVAARREIQDRLTTARVEAGQIAERQSGAKERIAALERSLRELENALAAATQEIESCRQRMTEAESTATAGAEQIARLQADVERLEDTIQRLRRQRDDLRLEMDARAHEIRNTRAALATAEAELHERQLSLGQTTVRRDDLVTRVREEMSIDLAERYAEYEHTEQDWAEVEAEINELRQKMSRLGNVNLDAITELEELEQRHGFLATQRDDLVESRRQLQQLIERLNEESKDRFESAFNQIREHFRAMFRKLFGGGKADIVLENPESMLESGIEIVAQPPGKDLQVISLMSGGEKSLTAIALLMSIFKIRPAPFAIMDEVDAALDEANNERFNRIVREFCSESQFIVISHSKWTMNIADRLYGITMQEPGVSTRVSVELAKAAVA; the protein is encoded by the coding sequence ATGTTCCTCAAGCGTATTACCGTTGCCGGGTTCAAGAGCTTCTGCGACCGGGTCGATTTTGACTTCGGTCCGGGGATCACGTGCATCGTCGGCCCGAACGGCTGCGGCAAGAGCAACGTCGTCGACGCGTTCAAGTGGGTACTCGGCGAGCAGTCCGCACGGTCGCTTCGCGGCCGGCAGATGCTGGACATGATCTTCAACGGGTCGAGTTCGCGGAAGAGCAGCAGCGTCGCCCAGGTCGACCTGGTATTCGACAACCGCGACCACACCCTCCCGGTCGACCACGAGGAAGTCACCGTTTCGCGAAAGCTCTACCGCTCGGGGGAAAGCGAGTACCTGCTCAACCAGCAGCCAACGCGCCTCAAGGACGTGCGCGAGCTCTTTCTGGACACCGGCGTCGGAGTCGAGTCCTATTCCGTAATCGAACAGGGGCGGGTCGACGGTCTGCTTCAGAGCAGTCCGGCCGATCGACGCGCCATCTTTGACGAGGCCTCGGGGATCAGCAAATACAAGGCTCGCCGCAAGGAAGCCGAGCGCAAGCTGGAACGCGCCGAGCAGAACCTCCTCCGCGTCGCAGACATTATCGAGGAGGTCGAGCGACGCCTTCGAAGTGTGAAGATCCAGGCGGCCAAAGCCCGCAACTACCGAGAATACGAACAGCGACTCAACGAGCTCCGCTCGGCCTACGCCATGGCGGAGTTTCACCGTTTCACCCTGGAACTTCAGCGTCTGGCGGGTGAAGTAGCCGATGCGGAGGACCGGACGACCGGCCTGCGGGCGGACATTGACCGTCGCGAGACGGAGAGCCTCACGGCATCCGCCCGGCTGGACGAGCTGATGCAGGAAATCAGCCGGACCGAAGCCGAGCTGGTCGCTGGAAAGTCCTCGTTGGCCGCCCAGCAGGAGCGCGTGGAATCGGCCCGCCGCCGCCGCGAGGAGCTCGCCGGACAGCTCGAACAAACGGAACAGCGTCGCGAGGCCGATGCCCGGCGCATCGCCCAGCAACAGGGCGACATCGTCGCCGCGCGGATGCTTCTTTCAGACCTTGAGTCCGAATCCGAGCGAATCAGGGGGCGTATAGCCGAGGCCGACGAGCAGGACCGGGCCCACGCCCGCACACTCAGCCAGGCACAAGCCGTGCTCGAGGACGAGAAATCCGGCATCATTGAACTCGTCCGCCGCAGCGCCCAGACCCACAACGAGATCATCCGCCTCAACACCCACCACGATTCCCTGGTCGGTCAGCAGGGCCGCCTTCAGGAACGCGACGTCCAGATCCGGTCGGAACTGGAGGAATTGCTCCAGCGCAAGTCCGCTCTCGAGCATCGTTCCCGCGAAGTGGAAGGCCTGATCGAAGAACAAACGCGGCGACTCGAGGAGAAGAAGATCGCCGCCCACCACGCTCGCGAACTGGTGGGTCGCCTGGCCGAAGAGCTGGCTGAATCCAAGGAACGGCGCAGCGCCCTGACCTCGCGACGCGAGGTGCTGGAAGATCTTGAGCGGAATATGGAAGGTGTCGGCGCGGGCGTTCGCCGGATCCTCGACGAGAAGTTGCAGAGCGCGGATTCATCGACTTTGGACTGGGCCGCCGGCCTCGTCGCCGACGTCTTTCAAACCGACGTAAGCCACGCCCGCATCATCGAATCCGCCTTGGGCGACTGGGATCAGTATCTGGTCGTTCGGGAAAGCGGCGCGTTTCTTTCGTATATGGCCGGTCACGGGGAGCCGCCCGGACGGCTCACGGCGCACTGCCTCGATCTGCTCCCTCCCATCATTAACGATCCACAGAGCTACGACAACCGTGAGGGATTCGTCTGCCGGGCGATTGACCTCGTCCGCTTTCATGCCGATTTCGAGCCCCTGGCACGCCATCTTCTCGGACGTACGATTGTCGTGGAGCGACTGGATCACGCTTTGGCGCTCGCCAGGGAGGACATCACGGGGCATCGCTTTGTGACGCTCTCCGGCGAGCTGGTCGAGCCGGACGGCCGGATCGCGGTCGGCCCGCCCACCACCGCCGCCGGACTCATTTCCCGCAAGAGCGAGCTGCGCGACATTGAACTCCAGCTCGCCATCCTGGCTGAACGTATCACCTCACTCGCAGACCAGCTCGAACGTGCCCGCACCGAGCTCGACCACCTGGACGGCGTGCAACAGGAACTCCGCACCGCGATCTATGAGCTGAGCACGGCCAAGGTCGAAGCGACCACGGCTCAGGAGAAGATCGGCGAAAGCGTCACGCGACTTACCGAGGAGCAGCCGCTCATCGCCCACGAAACGCAGATGCTGGAGCAGCAGATTCGCGAGACAATGGAACGATCACAGCAGAGCGGCCGGTCACTCGAGGCCATCGAGCGGGAAAACGCGGAGCAAGAGGCGCGCATCGCCGAGCACCAGAACCGGATCGACAGCATCGTTGCCGCGCGCCGCGAGATCCAGGACCGCCTCACAACCGCGCGAGTCGAAGCGGGGCAGATCGCCGAACGGCAATCGGGAGCCAAGGAGCGCATCGCCGCACTGGAGCGCAGCCTCAGGGAGCTGGAAAACGCCCTTGCGGCGGCGACGCAGGAAATCGAAAGCTGTCGGCAGCGAATGACGGAAGCCGAGTCGACGGCGACAGCGGGAGCGGAGCAGATCGCCCGACTTCAGGCCGATGTGGAGCGCCTCGAAGACACGATTCAGCGCCTCCGCCGGCAGCGTGACGACCTCCGTCTCGAAATGGACGCCCGTGCCCACGAGATCCGCAATACGCGCGCCGCGCTCGCAACGGCCGAGGCCGAGCTGCATGAACGACAGCTCTCCCTTGGGCAGACGACGGTCCGCCGCGACGATCTCGTCACCCGCGTCCGCGAGGAGATGAGCATCGACCTCGCAGAACGCTACGCCGAGTATGAGCACACCGAGCAGGATTGGGCCGAAGTCGAGGCGGAGATCAACGAGCTTCGCCAGAAGATGAGCCGCCTGGGCAACGTCAACCTCGATGCGATCACCGAACTCGAGGAGTTGGAGCAGCGCCACGGCTTCCTCGCGACGCAGCGCGATGACCTCGTCGAATCCCGGCGGCAGTTGCAGCAACTGATCGAGCGGCTCAACGAGGAATCCAAGGATCGCTTCGAATCCGCATTCAACCAGATTCGCGAGCACTTCCGGGCCATGTTCCGCAAGCTCTTCGGCGGCGGCAAGGCCGACATCGTCCTCGAGAACCCGGAAAGCATGCTCGAGTCCGGCATAGAGATTGTCGCCCAACCGCCGGGCAAGGACTTGCAGGTCATCTCCCTTATGTCCGGCGGGGAGAAGTCGCTCACGGCCATCGCCCTGCTCATGAGCATCTTCAAGATCCGCCCCGCCCCCTTCGCCATCATGGACGAAGTGGACGCCGCGTTGGACGAAGCCAACAACGAACGCTTCAACCGCATCGTCAGAGAATTCTGCAGCGAATCGCAGTTCATCGTCATCAGCCACTCCAAGTGGACGATGAACATCGCCGACCGCCTCTACGGCATCACCATGCAGGAACCTGGTGTGTCGACCCGTGTGAGCGTGGAATTGGCGAAGGCGGCGGTCGCGTAA
- a CDS encoding type 1 glutamine amidotransferase: MSQQPLQGRRVLIFAGDEYEDLELWYPKLRLSESGAEVVVAGSEADARYSGKHGYPCRSDASVAKVRAEDFDGLVVPGGFMPDKLRRDEKVLSLVRSFHEAGKLIAAICHGGWIPISAGVYRGVRVTGSRGIKDDLVNAGATWEDAAVVVDRHFISSRSPDDLPDFCRAIIAALKKSP, encoded by the coding sequence ATGAGCCAGCAACCACTTCAGGGACGTCGAGTTCTGATCTTTGCGGGCGACGAATACGAGGATCTGGAACTCTGGTATCCGAAGCTCCGACTGTCCGAATCGGGGGCCGAGGTCGTCGTGGCAGGTTCTGAAGCGGATGCGCGCTACTCCGGCAAGCACGGGTATCCGTGTCGATCGGACGCATCTGTTGCCAAGGTTCGCGCCGAGGATTTCGACGGCCTGGTCGTTCCCGGTGGATTCATGCCCGATAAGCTCCGCCGCGACGAGAAGGTGCTGTCGCTGGTTCGTTCATTCCACGAGGCGGGCAAGCTCATTGCGGCGATCTGCCACGGCGGGTGGATTCCCATCTCGGCCGGCGTGTATCGCGGCGTTCGTGTGACCGGATCGCGGGGCATCAAGGACGATCTGGTCAACGCCGGGGCCACGTGGGAGGACGCAGCGGTTGTCGTTGATCGGCACTTCATCTCCAGCCGGAGTCCGGACGATCTGCCCGATTTCTGTCGAGCGATCATCGCCGCGCTGAAGAAGAGCCCGTGA